The Telopea speciosissima isolate NSW1024214 ecotype Mountain lineage chromosome 11, Tspe_v1, whole genome shotgun sequence genome includes the window ATTTGACACTCTTTTGCAGCCTCTGCGAGAAGATGGGGCTAAATATGTCAAAACTTTTCCTTTTAGAACATATGATTGAATTCAGAAAGTTAATAGAAAACTAATGTACTCAATAGAAAAACTATAATTTCACGGGTCCAACCAGGATACGTTAACTGCAAGAACAAACCAGACTAGATAAGATATCTAAGCCATCTGATATATCAATGCCTACGAGATCAGCTAAGTGTTGAGAGTAAAGTTTAGATCACCCAACTAAGTTGATCTTCAGCCTTCGAAATCGTGTGGAAACAAAATATCCATGAGCAACATCTCCCTGTATTTAAAGTAACCATACTGTCTATATTCAGGGGCTACCATATTAGTATGGTACTCCACGATGTCCTTCTTCCCCTTGGGTTTTGTTGAGTGGGAgagataaagaaataaaagaggttTAAATGGGGTGttagagaagaaaatgggaCCGGTGATGGTATTTTGCATTtcaggaaacaaaaaaataaatagaccAAATGGAAGAGAAAGTGGGTCAGTGGATTCAGTAGTgtggagaagaaataaaaggggtaagagaagatgaagaagatgcagCGACAGCAGCAACGACAGCGGCAGTGGTCAGCGGCAATGGCAATGGTTTGCGGCAACGACAGTGGCAGCAGTCAGCGGCAACAGCAAGACGATGAAGAGACTGATTTGTATTTGAGGTTTTAatcttaagggtattatgggaagttcatcatgtggtaagggtaattttgtcattataaaagagttaacagtgACTTAACTGTGCAGGCCGTTAGAAATGgattaagttgaaataaagtcATAAAGTAAGGGGTATCTGTGATACTTTTACAAAATTTAGGGTGTTTTTTGCATTTCGAatagttatagggggtgtccgtgaaatttgccctttttttttagttaacaagctgtagacgctgaattttggaaccttggaagtgtgactcagcgatgatgattaaagctcaactggcttgcgtggtgaccaaatgatagaaaattaccaatttacccttaccccactttttgtaaccaaattgtcccaagtagagcccaaatctctaggatagccttgtttaaccattttaagcccacatgtgaaatttcactccaatctgacTCCTTTTTATCaaaatgactgtcttacccctggcctggttctcggtatctggactgcctgatttggcccaaaacactttggatgaccttatttggtcatattaagctttcacgaaaagtttcggccaaatcagataacttttataaaaatgaccattttgcccctggcatggttcttggtacccaagccacccgatgttatacccgcaccccggatcataattaatttttatttttccctgtgacgtgtggttatcactgccatgtatgctggtgagctgttctcactagtggtcaaacccagctacaaaattattgaccacagtgcgggtttacctgtggaggaaactattcggggtcatgggggacaaaccatgacaaggaaatagtaagttctagcccttaagtttatttatttaccctttccctcgatgccctcgaagtgcgggtcaagatttagaccgcccgggctattttagttgagttgggaatattctatttgtgggtcccacttatttaagggagcgtgtgatgggcttataatcccatggtggatggacccatccccaagtgggttcttttttttatttgaaacctgtgggcagacccatttagttaagaggcccattcaacttgagggcccatttgactctatttgacccaaagatgggttaacccattcctttaccctaaataagaccatgggtcaacccattaagccctcttgacccatttatcttggatccacccatttagctatttgacccatttaacttaaaatacccatttagctatttgacccatttaacttaaaggacccaagcccattttctataaataagacaaaggggggggggagaagcattcattttcatttcttctcccatctaacctaaatcgtggaggagagaaagaggagagaaaggagaaagaagaaataagaaagaaggaaagaaggaaagaagaaagaaggaaggagaaaaggagaaggaggaatggaaaagcttggttgaaggcttggaacctcaccttgtggagccctctacatggagcttttctacattgggaaaggtaagccattgaaacccacatctcttcatctattttgagttttgaggtttgggaaatgggagagattcgacctagggttctcttggaacccaaggaatcgatggaacctctaaacctagactaaggtggagttatttcactccattacaagccctaagcctaagtaatctctttccatttaagaaatttaaggtttctaccctattatgtcataAATTAGattatctttgtttttcctcttaaatccatgggattacatggacctaatgaggtcttagaaccctaatggacctaggaggaagctttcttgaagcctccctacctttaaaccccttggaaaatgaatccctagcaagaaacccttcaattttcgattctcgagtatgtggttttacatgtggtttcgacCGAGAAACCACCcgcaaccacccttggcagagaccttcctaagcccctggttagctaggatttacatgtggtttcagacctgagaaaccacacctgcaaccacccttggcagagaccttcctaagcccctagTTAGCTAGGATTCATATGTGGTTTCAGActtgcaagaaaccaccctgaaattaccttcccgagaaggccccgtgaagctcggatttacactcggttcgTTTTAAACCACAtccgcaaccgaccttgactaaaactcgtcccgaaccccggtttcctaggatttacatgtggttgcgagaatttgggcatgaaaccactcccgcaaccactttgtttcgaaaccttatacttaagtgattatgggagaccttttgggggtcctttcccttcgctcgtttaaccttatttcactctttgtttaggttaatatattcatcttgtggcttattgcttgatcgaggcgacaactgataatcttggtgcttggcgtatacgttgtgagtgggtttggttgtttgggcttgatattattattgcattgtatattatgtcatcattataaattattaagcatgcttgcgcatattgcatatttttatatatgaatgttatgatgttgattggtaatgttgtaccttgatgggtctcggtgccggtgggtatcggtgccggaaccccgaacactatatacatttatgaaaaaattatgttgaatgtcatgttgaactgtatacgccgtgccgtgctggtaaccgggtactaaaccagatgaaaagttgatgcgcccggattacctctcgggacgataggacttgcatgtagccgtggctaggattttacacccttatgctacgacccttaccaacaggggtttaggtgttgggtaatcgacaccggattcgtggaggtgggagaggccatcatggtagtattggttatcggggtgccaccgagtggtcttggaggcttcgatcggcgtaggtcccaggtgacaattgaggtttcattgtggcgataagttaagtgacccacagtgtctcccgagttgtcacagtagcatatacctctgacttagttgtaatgttaggtggaaaatttacttaacatatgcatgcatcattggactatgtgaattgtgtgtttgtgcatccccatcccctcactggctcagtggagagctaacccctcgtatacacaatttttagattatgatgcagtgtACGGAGGAGCCaagtcgtgttagaggaacatggcaacgggtgtccttgtgacgattgcgcctacgggccgtgagaattctagggacttgttccccttttgtttattttagggcgtaggcccatatAAAAACagttactgttatacccttgttaatcattattagatggtaatgaaaaatggattaactacagtatttatcatctaggctttgatcatcttgtaactattgattttatacgcttccgtaaaactactgatcatttggaatgtaatatttccctttccgcactctgatattatattgttttaatattagttatgactgtgtgttgggacactgtgtcagtgatcctggcagcttagtaggatgacaagcgttgtcctagtcaccccttataatgtattttatcccttgttgggatgggggcgtgacacccgatgtgacctgaaaccatttggataactttatttggtcatattgtgcttacacataAATTTTCATGTAATttcggtatcatttggaccttgatcggtgtgaaacaccatttacgTGTTTTCCTCAATATCCgtgccatttttaggcaaaatctgaccatatctgccacacggatggaaagtacacgttgagaccttcgcggcgATATGTGGCGCATCAAAATAGGCCATTCGGATCAAAAGATATTAATGTTTGAatgtggacctttaaaatggaatctctaaaatgaatatataaaaaaataaaaaaaaataaaaagtgggacaaactgagttgacccgaaccgggtcaacccagtctgacccggcccagctggactgtcggcaggggacaaacccccaccatttaggctgagccacacgtGGCTTGATGGCCTCATGCCCACTTGCCTGAGCCAAGATAAGGCTGCACAGGCCCAGGCTGCCcagcaagcctaggcacacgcaagcccagccAGCCCATCACTCGCCTTATCCCTGCCATTAAGGCCCcaggggtctttgagacctttcctcaaACAgtttttcccctataaataacaggccatttggagggtttagggaccgagaaaattcatgaaaaaattatcattgtgaagTTCGTTCTCCCCTCTGTCCATCCATTTCAGAGACATCTCCATATCATGCTTCCatagacatataaaattcctcaaatactccttgttcaccactcttgTCATTCGGGGCAAACATACTTGGAGTGGCTTTCGGTGCCTTCCGGCGATAATTCCGGCCATCCATGGATATGTAGACTGAGCCcagacacttccacgcttcaagggtaggttttatatatctttatttagtttttatgtatttcttttgattttctttatttaaaagaggttgttttcagttaaaaaatcttcaaaaataacacaagagtggtaaatttctgaaaattttagggaagatgtttcccactgtgcttgatgtccattaattttctcaagctccaaatcacggtttttgtgatatttttgcccctgtgaaggatttcggattatgtaaaatctgaacctgtgggtggggatttggacaaaatcattatgaccatgttaaatatcatgttttgattagtgggtgtgggctctggtttgatccaattcggatctgtgatggggattttttatttttctttgttttcccttctttttagcatttcagaaaatattaaaaatagtataaatgtataaaaattcacaaaaaaattatgggatacatatttcatcaggattgattttatgggctcattaatcactgacatgaatgtttgatcattttcataggtgttccttaccatgttagggatgtagatgtcatttttctatttgttgtgaaaatccaagaaaatcagaaaaaatacatttctaagcattaaattctgttttaagttgttttagaatgttttcatatgcatacatgcccaccatgaatcataaccatgcataaaaagtcacttctgccctcaggggtattttggccattttgcgaccaaatcatatttagggccctggaaaggtttctatcactttatttgtatgttttaactttcataagcatgttttaagtataagtttgcattttcatgcatatttgtatttttgccttaataggggcattttggtaattgtACCACTTTAtagcattgtatatattttaatgattcacatgcatgccattaatcatgttttaatcatttcagcatttaaatgtgatttcttgcctttgtacatattttggtcctctaggggcattttcataattttggccattttggctctacataatcacctaacttaggggtagtaattaggattaaaacattaattttaattagcctaattaggtccataaatttcaacaaagataatcaaaacacaaaaaataaaatagtttaattaggtgcataatacgcaTAACACAACAatatacaatagagtttggtctaggaagatcgGCCGTCGGCTGGGcagttgctgggtgcctaacaccttcccagccagTAACTTGACACCTACCCAAAGATCTtgagcagaccatccattgagtcattggagttaattagcgcccttctctgaagaacgggcaccatttgtgggtcctagaccctgatctaggtggcgactccctacaccatcaacaaCAATCCCCGCACCACTCCCACACTCGGGTGCACCACGCCAGAAAGAGGTCGCGGATTGATCTTCATCCGTTGCGCCTACACAAGCGGAAATAATTTTACAAActtcaaaaaccaaaaagaacaCTTTTAGTGGTAGTAAATTTAGAAAATGTATTTACTttatgggagagagaatgacACCCGTCACGCTACACACCACCCCTGGGCCCTAACACAAGGGTGCATGAAATGACCGTTGCACCCTTGGTCAATTTCCCGTACCCCTGTGTCAGGGCGCAAGGGCGGCGTGCTCTGCGCGACCAGGTGttgttctctttcctttattttattattaaaccCACAAAGTAAGAACTTTTTACAAACGTCTATTTATTGCTACTAAATATAATTATGGGTAATttacatgtacctcccctgaggtatcgCATAATTATACATCCACCAGTGAGTTTAAGATATTTATGCATGCCACCCttgctttccaaaataattaataaataaatccacTACGTTAGTTGTTCTCGTTAGTTGCGAACGGTAAGATTGTTATAGACATTTTATGACCAATATACTattgatagggtagaatgacatGATCTATGACGAAGAACACAATCCAccgtttagggtttgaagatGCATCATCTCTGTGCAagaacacctgcaactcatccaAATGCAACTCCTTCCTTCCTAACACCCTTACCTCTTCACCGAAAATCCTTTCTCGGTTTCTCTCTCTGTAAAGAGGGGGGGAAATCATCTCATGGCTTTCTCCTCTCTTGCGCTCTCAAATGATTATGATACAGATATCCAGGGTGATTTGTTTATGTCGATTTTATCTTAAGTTCGATGGCATGAAAAGAGATTCATCCAAATGCAGCGCATAGATATCCCAACCCTTTTTCCCTTAAGACCCATAAACATTAACGATTTTCCCcaaatttttaaaattcaagACAACAGTTTCTACAACCTCGCCTCTAGAGCCTAAAAGATAAATGATTGTGTATTTTACGCATACCGTAGAAGCCATTGAGGGTTTTGTTTGAGTCATAAATTTGAGGAGTTAAAGGATtaaagaaaacgaaaaacaaaAACGCAACGGAAGGTTTCATTTTCATCAAAATGGACTGATGGCTATTTCTTGATGGAGAATTGGAGCTCATATCCATTTACACCACACATTCAGAATCTCCACCGTTTGGGTTTGATGGAGATGGTCTGGACTGAACTTAAGATTCAAATTCTGGATTTTCTTCCAGGTGTAGATACATCAAAGATTGGTTGTATTTGTTCAGAACTACATCAGTCAAACATCTTCAACACATCTTCAACATAAAGCTTTTACTCTCTCCAACCAAGTTTTAGGTACTCAGAAGCCATTAGTGGGTTGTTTCAATTTAGTGCCACGAATGGTGGTCGCCTCGGAGGTGTAGTAGCAGCGGCAAGTTAGGGCTTCTCCTTTAAGTTTGTTATTGCTCCATAGACCTAGTAATGAAAGAAAGAGGTATAGTTTAGCAGGAAGGGCAATGTGGTCAACATATGAtaaattctaaaattttttgTCTCAGGTTGACCGAGTGagtttacttattaattatttaggAAAGCAGGGGTGAAATGCATAAATATCAAAAACCCGTGGGTGGATCTGTAACTACGCGATATCTTAGGGGAGTTACGTGTAACTTACcctataattatatattttttaaaatcccaTCGCCTCCCTCGCCGTGCACccgcccccacccccaccctcacaCACCACTACTCCTTGCACGCCACTACACCCCCACTGCCACTTCCACCTCCATCTCCACCCTGCTTCCACCCCCACCACTAGTTCCGACCTTTGCCTACCACCCCCATACACAACTCCCCTCCTTGCTCCTTGTTGTAACTCCTCCAGTGCTCCACCGCCTCCCTTGCCCTATGGTCATGTGCCCTTACATCTCCCTCCCCTTCTACCTCTACTCTCCCCACCCCTGCAGATACTCCCCACTCACCGCCCCCTCCACCTCCCCCACCCTTTTCCCTATCTCCATATCTCGGCTCTGCCCCATGCTTCTTGACATCACCCCACCTCCTTTCTTTGTTGCACGAGGCGATTCATTGCCGGTCCAAGaagccagagagagagagacctgacATGGCCTTGACATTGCTTGATTTCTTATATAGTAAATGATCAGGTCCTCATATATTGGATTATACCTAAACCAgggagaagggaaagaagagcggggagaacaagaaaaaattttaGTGTCATTACTAAAATTGCTACTAaacttatatatttttttttttaaaaagtattagTGGCAAATGTATAAAACTGcgaataaaatattttatttgtaatttaaaaatacaggaaccaactttacttaaattaaaaaacaaattaaccatactgttctttatttcaaaatggtaactactcatgtccaaaactgaaacagaaattaaattcCGCTTAAAGGACagtacataaaaagtgttctttaatGTCAATTTAAAACCTGAATCTAGTAATAAATTATATCTAACTCTATGTTAACATATCCATCGTTTTCCACGACAAGACTTGATTCATCCTTGCTTGGCCTCCTCCGATTTATGAACCCCTGTATGATAAAAGCAACATGATTAGTTGCACCgctatctagccaccaagaactggatggggtttctgatagattggattcacaaacaaaactcaaagaatcattacctgatggctTGGGTTTTGATAATCAAGTCTTGTACTTGttgcagtccttctttatgtggctcttcttcttgcaaaaaaaGCAGtcatcactctctttcttgaaagagtctttcttgggtcccaaattgttaatccGATCGAACTTTTTATTGACAGAtttatgagtatggtttttagactttttaccCTTATAGGATTTCGAAGTAAAAAGGACAGTGTGAGACTcatctttctttagtttttcTTCCTCAGATACAGccctagaaataaggtcattAATACTTCAGACTCCATCCTAAGAAATGTAGTTGGTTTGAATGATACCAAATTCAAAAGGTAGGGTATTAAGGGCTTGATGAACAATCAGGGCATCAAGGAGAGGaatattcaaggctttgagTTTGGTCtggtaatcaaccatcctaataataTTATTCCTAACACTCCCAGAACCATagtattccatattaaataatcCTTGCAAAAGTGTCtcaatctcagcattcgatgaaactttatatctcttggaaattgcatctAACAATTCTCTGGCAGTACATTGGTCAGGTAGATCACTTTTCAGATGATCCTGGAATGACCTCTTTATGGAAAGTGTACAAATACGATTACTCTTTTCCTATATAGTATGCACGAATTTTTTATCATCAGTACTAGCAGCAGTCAAATCCATTGGTTTatccataacaagggacgtGTGCATGTACATCTGTCATTTCTATGGCTAACATAATGtcttctttccacttcttaaagtttgacccagtaagaatctcaatagtaACCATGTTATTGTTGATAGAAAACGTGACTGAAAATTAAACAATGAACAATATaataatcagcatgatgcaagtaaagctttaaaaccatataagcttatcaaaagagaattttacacacatcattgaGAAAACACCTTTAGGctgaattcccaacatgcaattgtaaaaatcccaaCATACCAGCGGCCATGGGAATATAATTCAACCTtcgaaaatccaccacctttgggtgtgtaGAATTCTAGGGTCAGTCAATTCACATTGCATGTTGTGTATATATCAAGTACCAACACATGATTACCACCTTTGAGTATATATATGAccacacattagagttgaagtaCATCCCATAACTGTATGAGACCAGTGTTTcacaaattcaacaaaaaatgtCGTTTTGGCGACTGCATCCTGTTGAACCCATGTAACCCTCTCTAGGATTTACCAAAATTACTCACATCTCTTTAATAATTAGTGCAAATTTTACAACTTATGACAAGGTTCTTAATGCCTTAAAATTTACGCTAAACAAGCCAATAATACTGTTCAAAAGGTAGATATCCCAACAAATCAGAAAATCAGTTCAGTCCTCAGTGGATCGAATCGACATATCGCCAAGAAGGTGTGCATGATTAAAACACCAAAACATAGGGAATATGCACCAAAAGTAACATCAGAGTATACCATACTGTAGAtctcgggaaaaaaaaaagagtcaatgCAAAAAGCCAGAGCCCAAACGGAGCCTCCACGCGCCGGTAGAAGTCTATAGGCAAAGTGGCGCATGGCCGTCATGCGGCCTGGCCAGGCCACACTCGCCCACACGCTGGGTCTGAGCCAGATATGGACAGGCTAGGTTCAGTCCTGCTTGGTTCGGTTCTGGTCCGGGTCTGCCATGAGTCAACTGCTCCAGTCCAATCATGGTCCAACTGGTTCAGTCCAACCCGTTTCAATTAGTTCTGGTCGGCCCCAAACGGGTGGTCAATCAGGCAGCTTGTCGGATTTTCAGGTTAGGAACCGGATCGACCCGACGACATACGTTAGCAGAGCCCTAAAGCGGTTCTggcgcacgatagcaaaccccagaatataaaaaaatacacATACATTCTTTTCCACACGTGAGTTTAAAATACACATACAAACCTGTGAGTTTTCTAGTGtgtatacatacatacatacatacatacacacGTGTAAATGCACACTAGAAAACTCACACGTGCAAATGCATGTGTGGAAAAGAATGTATGTGTATTTTAAACTCACGTGTAAATGCACGTGTGGAAAAGACTGTATGTGTATTTTTTAGAGATATATAGTGTgcgtatgagagagagagagagagagagagagagagagttgtaaCAAACTCAGTGATTTGAAACAAGTTCCATAAGAAACCCACTAATTGTACAAAAAGTAAAAACGAACTAGCAATCCTATTTTCAAAAATCCAGGTGAGAAGCCCAAATAATCAGTCCATGAGACTGGAAACAGGGCATGATGGGAAATGCTTCCAAGCAAAGTCATGACCCAGATCAATCAAGGAGCAAATTATATGTGGCATTTCTAATGTGGTCCTCATAAGGAATCCAATATAGGGGGAGGGAGACAGAATACAACAGTTTGTCGTCTGCAACAAGCCAATATACACACTCTCCAGCCCATGCACCATTGCCTCATGGGGCACCTCATGGAGAAAGGCTAGAGATGATCCTACACTAAATGATTTGGCCTCCAGTCTTAGAATATTTCCAGAAGACCACCTTAGTATTTTTTTCATCAATGCCGCTCAGAAAATCATACATTATTAGGGTGAAGGATTAGCCAACTGTAGTCAAATCCCCAACTGCAAAGATAAATTCAATTAAATATTCATGCAAACCCAAATTAGATACAAGGAGAGGACTGAGAATTATGAAGCTTAAAATTAGTTCATTTTAAAATCAATGAAATAATACATATAAGATTGTTTCCCACCCTCTTCAATGAACAGGGTTTGTGAGAGTCACAGGCATGTGAAACATGTGCACCCTTCAGATCACTACTTGTATGCATAAACAACCTGAAAAACTAAGAGATTTCAATTCAACGTTTTCTATTTACCTGAGAATATTCGAATATATGGTTCTTAAAGGGCAGAGAATGAAATCAAAGGTTAACCCCAACCTGCAAAGATCAAAGAGAGAGCAGAGTGGTGGTTGTGGTAGTGATAGCTTTTTGCATGGGATATCATCGGAGCTGGTTGCAATCCAGGTCATCAAGTGTCCCGTTTCCCTTCTCATaattattgaaaaattaatATATTCTATTATAGGTTAAGTTTAGACGAACTAATCAGAAAATTTTCCCTAAGTACATTTGCACACACAAAAAAGTGGGCTTAGAATATTATATTTGCCGAGTTATTTCATTTTTAACACATGGGCCCGAGTGCAAGCTCACCATAAGTTCAACAATGTATTAagccaagaaaataaataaaattaggcCCACAACAGGTCCAACCATGAGTCAAAAAGAATCTTTGGTCTTGACCACCTCACCACACCACGACCAATCGGCCGACCGACTCAGCGCGTGCTTGTGTGAAAAGCACCCCGGAGGCAACCTAGACACACACGAAAGAATAGagagttttcttcaagaatctcATCCCCTCTGTTCCGCACAACTACATATAAGTAAGCAAAAATTTCCTCCCACTTTCCATGTAGGACTAAAGCTCAAAGCTATCGTTGCACTACTTGCGCAATAGGTCTTGGATTCAAGTCACTTAAACCACATacccaacaaaatcaaaacaaaacaagtTTTAGTTTGAAACTACTATTTTAAATCatttaaaatacaaaaattctcccacaagtttcaaaataacGATAAAACTCATGATAGTTTGAAACTCATTAGAATGATAAGATATTTCGTTACAAATATCTTTTGGACTTGAATCTACACTAGGTCTGATAAGCTACGTTTCCTCATTGGCGTGGCCGACAGACCTACCGGCCATGTCCTACCATTCGGCTCCTTAGTATACTATTTCTTTGAGTGGACATTCCGGCTTTGTCCCCATCTTGTCATACAACACTTCCATGAGCTAATCTCTTTTGTTAACTAACCTTTGAATATAATTTATGTGTTCAAATGTCTGAAGCTTGGATTGACCTCCATATTGAGTATGCACCTGAAAATTTTATGCTTCTTTTGCTAACTGTGGGTTAATTCATGACAAAGATGGTTATAAAGCTAATAATTCAAACTGTGGATCTGATAAGTTAGAAATAGGCCAAATTTGAAACGAACACTTTCAATCTGCATAGGtctttctatttcctttttaGCTTTGTTTagatttttcctttgttttgctcAGCCTCtctccattctcttctctctccccttccactccctctctctcacgcctccctccctccttccctctctctatctctccatCCCTCACATTTCTCCCCTTCCCCATACCTCTCACATGTCCCTCCTCCTCTACGCCCCTGCCCCATTCCTCTATTTCTCTCATGTCCCTCCCCTTCTCAAGTATTTGGGATTTATTTGACTTTATTTATATGGGCTTTTAACTAGCAGAATGGGTTAGAGATTGGACAAGTTAGCAATGTTGTCGGTTAGACTGCAAGCATCCTCAATATGTCAATGGATG containing:
- the LOC122645104 gene encoding uncharacterized protein LOC122645104, translating into MAAVTFSINNNMVTIEILTGSNFKKWKEDIMLAIEMTDEKSNRICTLSIKRSFQDHLKSDLPDQCTARELLDAISKRYKVSSNAEIETLLQGLFNMEYYGSGSVRNNIIRMVDYQTKLKALNIPLLDALIVHQALNTLPFEFGIIQTNYIS